A single window of Sphingobacteriales bacterium DNA harbors:
- the mnmA gene encoding tRNA 2-thiouridine(34) synthase MnmA has translation MQKEKVLVAMSGGIDSTVAAMLLHEQGYDLVGITMKTWDYASSGGSKKETGCCSLDAINDARAVAVDLGFPHYIIDIRDEFGESVIDYFVNEYIAGRTPNPCVMCNTHIKWNALLKRADALGCRYIATGHYAQTRLLPSGRWVIGCGNDRHKDQSYVLWGLSQENLSRNLFPVGKYEKSQIRQMAADRGYTDLAKKAESYEICFVPDNDYRSFLKRRIPDLQERVAGGNFVNSAGEIIGKHEGYPFYTIGQRKLGQAFGKTMYVKEIVAHTNTVVLGELHEIERNGMWVGQANYIKYADLEQGMEAIVKIRYKDPGTPALIRQEGDKIRVEFFDKVNAITPGQSAVFYEGDDVIGGGIIEGSFEI, from the coding sequence ATGCAAAAAGAAAAAGTATTGGTAGCTATGAGTGGCGGCATTGATAGCACAGTGGCGGCGATGCTCCTGCACGAACAAGGCTACGATTTGGTGGGCATTACCATGAAAACGTGGGACTATGCAAGCAGTGGCGGCAGCAAAAAAGAAACCGGCTGCTGTAGTTTGGACGCTATCAACGATGCGCGGGCAGTGGCGGTGGATTTGGGATTTCCGCACTATATTATTGATATACGCGATGAATTTGGCGAGTCGGTGATAGATTATTTTGTGAATGAATACATTGCAGGGCGCACCCCAAATCCTTGTGTAATGTGCAATACGCATATCAAATGGAACGCTTTGCTCAAACGTGCCGATGCACTCGGCTGTCGTTATATTGCCACCGGACACTACGCCCAAACCCGCCTGCTGCCCTCCGGTCGTTGGGTTATTGGCTGCGGCAACGACCGCCACAAAGACCAAAGCTATGTGCTGTGGGGCTTGAGTCAGGAGAATTTGTCGCGCAATCTTTTTCCGGTGGGTAAATACGAAAAATCGCAAATCCGACAGATGGCTGCCGACCGAGGCTATACAGATTTGGCTAAAAAAGCCGAGAGCTACGAAATTTGTTTTGTTCCCGACAACGACTACCGCAGTTTCCTCAAACGCCGCATACCCGACTTGCAGGAGCGCGTAGCAGGCGGTAATTTTGTAAACAGCGCGGGCGAAATTATCGGCAAACACGAAGGCTATCCTTTTTATACCATCGGTCAGCGTAAATTAGGGCAGGCTTTCGGCAAAACGATGTATGTAAAAGAAATTGTTGCCCACACCAATACCGTAGTGTTGGGCGAACTCCACGAAATAGAGCGCAACGGTATGTGGGTGGGGCAGGCGAATTATATCAAATACGCCGACTTGGAGCAGGGAATGGAAGCCATTGTAAAAATACGCTACAAAGACCCCGGCACGCCCGCTTTGATACGGCAGGAAGGCGATAAAATACGGGTAGAATTTTTTGATAAAGTAAATGCCATTACACCCGGGCAAAGTGCTGTTTTTTATGAAGGCGATGATGTAATCGGTGGAGGCATTATTGAAGGGAGTTTTGAAATATAA
- a CDS encoding DUF2490 domain-containing protein — MLLWYCWVQPFVAQSQELGSWSSCGIKYNLNERWSVFAEAQLRSLHFYNNFHYYEYKGGINYKITPHFIITFALGDYDTYQEGGNFIVPKNNDEFRIWNQLVLLQNIGIFKIEQRYRLEARYTQNGYRNRFRYRVQVAYPFGNTTRKGYAPFQVAAANEIFFTDKEPYFERNRISATLGYKIAPYCTVSLGYLQQFDYKINDKIGRDFLQASVLFEFSGAKKN, encoded by the coding sequence GTGCTGTTATGGTATTGTTGGGTGCAGCCTTTTGTAGCACAGTCGCAAGAACTCGGTTCTTGGAGCAGTTGCGGTATCAAATATAACCTAAACGAGCGTTGGAGTGTATTTGCCGAAGCACAATTGCGCTCCCTGCATTTTTATAATAATTTTCATTATTACGAATACAAAGGCGGCATCAATTACAAAATTACACCTCATTTTATCATCACCTTTGCTTTGGGTGATTACGATACTTATCAAGAAGGCGGCAACTTTATAGTACCCAAAAACAACGATGAATTTCGGATATGGAATCAGTTGGTTTTATTGCAAAATATCGGAATATTTAAAATAGAACAACGCTATCGTTTAGAGGCGCGTTATACGCAAAATGGCTATCGCAATCGTTTTCGCTATCGTGTGCAAGTGGCATATCCTTTTGGCAATACTACCCGCAAAGGATATGCACCATTTCAGGTGGCGGCTGCCAACGAGATATTTTTTACAGACAAAGAACCCTACTTTGAGCGCAATCGTATCTCAGCAACTTTGGGCTATAAAATTGCTCCTTATTGTACTGTCTCTTTGGGGTATTTACAACAATTTGATTATAAAATTAATGACAAAATCGGGCGCGATTTTTTGCAGGCATCTGTGTTGTTTGAATTTTCAGGCGCAAAAAAAAATTAA